One segment of uncultured Desulfovibrio sp. DNA contains the following:
- a CDS encoding dicarboxylate/amino acid:cation symporter, with product MKYLKILYVQVLIAIFIGILLGHFYPELAVKMQPLGKGFINLIKMIIAPLIFSTVVTGIAGMKDIKAVGKTGGIALVYFTIITLTALAIGLVVVNLAQPGAGMNVDVSTFNAADKNIAAQYAGKAKDNNIINFFLNIIPNTFVSAFTSGEILQVLLVAMLFAFALNYSGEKGKLCFDLIKSLSEVLFKVIGIIMHVAPIGAFGAMAFTIGKEGIGSVLVLGELIVCFYVTSILFVVFILGTISFSCGFSIFKFVRYIREELFIVLGTSSSESVLPNMLRKMEKAGCNKSVVDLVIPAGYSFNLDGTAIYLTMAAIFLAQATNTPMPLGDQLVLLGILLISSKGAAAVTGGGFIVLAGTLSSVGSIPPESIAVIFGIDRFMSEARALTNLVGNGVATIFVSRVTGNLDVEKLHAELDRKKVVGQPVPTV from the coding sequence ATGAAATACTTGAAAATTTTGTATGTGCAGGTTCTCATTGCCATATTTATTGGCATTCTTTTGGGTCACTTTTATCCTGAACTGGCCGTCAAGATGCAGCCCTTGGGCAAGGGCTTCATCAACCTTATTAAAATGATCATCGCTCCCTTGATTTTTTCAACCGTTGTTACCGGCATAGCCGGCATGAAAGATATCAAGGCGGTGGGCAAAACTGGCGGCATAGCGCTTGTCTATTTTACCATCATCACGCTTACGGCCCTTGCCATCGGCCTTGTGGTGGTCAACCTGGCCCAACCCGGCGCTGGCATGAACGTTGACGTAAGCACCTTCAATGCTGCGGACAAAAACATTGCCGCCCAGTATGCTGGCAAGGCAAAAGACAACAACATCATTAACTTCTTCCTCAACATCATCCCCAATACCTTTGTTTCTGCCTTTACCAGCGGCGAAATCCTTCAGGTACTGCTGGTGGCCATGCTGTTTGCCTTTGCACTGAACTACAGCGGCGAAAAGGGCAAGCTGTGCTTTGACCTCATCAAGAGCCTTTCTGAAGTGTTGTTCAAGGTTATCGGCATTATCATGCACGTGGCCCCCATCGGTGCGTTCGGCGCAATGGCTTTTACCATTGGCAAGGAGGGTATCGGCTCTGTGCTTGTGCTTGGCGAGCTCATTGTGTGCTTCTATGTTACAAGCATTCTTTTTGTCGTGTTCATTCTGGGGACCATCTCCTTTAGCTGCGGGTTCAGCATCTTCAAGTTTGTGCGGTATATTCGCGAAGAACTGTTTATCGTGCTTGGCACGTCTTCTTCCGAATCCGTACTGCCAAACATGTTGCGCAAGATGGAAAAAGCTGGCTGCAACAAAAGCGTGGTAGACCTTGTAATCCCCGCTGGATATTCGTTTAACCTTGATGGAACAGCCATTTACCTGACAATGGCGGCCATATTCCTTGCCCAGGCCACCAATACGCCCATGCCGCTGGGTGATCAGCTTGTGCTCTTGGGTATTCTGCTGATTTCTTCCAAGGGCGCGGCGGCTGTTACCGGCGGCGGCTTTATTGTGCTGGCCGGTACGCTGAGCTCTGTTGGCAGCATCCCGCCCGAGAGCATTGCCGTTATCTTCGGCATCGACCGTTTCATGTCTGAAGCCCGCGCGCTCACCAACCTTGTGGGCAATGGTGTTGCAACCATCTTTGTTTCAAGGGTTACAGGCAACCTGGATGTGGAAAAGCTGCATGCAGAGCTTGACCGTAAAAAAGTGGTAGGCCAGCCCGTCCCCACAGTTTAA
- a CDS encoding 30S ribosomal protein S1 encodes MTEDKFATSMSEEGAEDFAAMLAAHETASNRLQPGQKVTGTVIAITGDSVFVDVGIKVDGIIDRKDILDAEGNESVKPGDSLEAWVTGVSSQEIRLSRSMSGSGVAALEEARDAAVPVDGRITAVCKGGYTVDVLGKQAFCPGSQLGVATSEDAAEVVGRSMPFLVIRVENRGRNVVVSHRAIVERERAEQLDTLLESLKPGDMVEGKITRFAAFGAFMELAPSVEGMIHLSELSWSRVGAPDEAVSLGDTVRAKVISISKDSKGHVRISLSRKQAEGDPWQDVTTRLEPGTVVSGKVVRLAPFGAFVELLPGIEGLVHISELSWTKRVAKAEDVLAAGEVVSVKIKEINLESHRISLSLRDAEGDPWKEAAQQFAVGSTVSGTVESRTPYGLFITLAPGITGLLPAGVIKNSKQGKQYSKLDKGDAVTLTVQNLDTSARRISLAPEGEQTAAPAEDKAWKQHASAASSNSGSGMNIMAQALQKALKNK; translated from the coding sequence ATGACCGAGGATAAGTTCGCAACCTCCATGTCGGAGGAAGGCGCTGAGGATTTTGCCGCCATGCTGGCGGCCCACGAAACCGCTTCAAACCGCCTGCAGCCCGGCCAGAAAGTGACCGGGACTGTAATTGCCATCACTGGCGACAGCGTTTTTGTGGACGTGGGCATAAAGGTTGACGGCATCATTGACCGCAAAGACATTCTTGATGCCGAGGGCAATGAAAGCGTTAAGCCCGGCGACAGCCTCGAAGCGTGGGTTACTGGTGTTTCCTCGCAAGAGATTCGCCTTTCCCGCTCCATGAGCGGCAGCGGTGTTGCCGCGCTTGAAGAAGCCCGCGATGCGGCGGTGCCGGTTGACGGCCGCATAACCGCAGTGTGCAAGGGCGGCTACACGGTTGACGTGCTTGGCAAGCAGGCCTTCTGCCCCGGCAGCCAGCTTGGCGTTGCCACGTCTGAAGACGCCGCCGAGGTTGTGGGCCGCAGCATGCCGTTTCTGGTTATCCGCGTTGAAAATCGCGGCAGAAATGTTGTGGTTTCGCACCGCGCCATTGTTGAGCGTGAACGCGCCGAACAGCTCGACACCCTGCTTGAAAGCCTCAAGCCCGGCGACATGGTTGAAGGCAAGATCACGCGTTTCGCCGCTTTTGGCGCATTCATGGAGCTTGCTCCTTCTGTTGAAGGCATGATCCACCTTTCCGAACTTTCCTGGTCGCGCGTGGGCGCTCCTGACGAAGCCGTGTCGCTTGGCGACACCGTGCGCGCCAAGGTTATCTCCATCAGCAAGGACAGCAAGGGCCACGTGCGCATTTCGCTTTCGCGCAAGCAGGCCGAGGGTGATCCCTGGCAGGATGTGACCACCAGGCTTGAGCCCGGCACGGTCGTTTCCGGCAAGGTTGTGCGCCTCGCGCCCTTTGGCGCGTTTGTGGAGCTTCTGCCCGGCATTGAAGGCCTTGTGCATATTTCTGAACTGTCGTGGACAAAGCGCGTGGCCAAGGCCGAAGACGTGCTTGCGGCGGGCGAAGTCGTTTCGGTTAAAATCAAGGAAATCAACCTTGAAAGCCACCGTATTTCCCTGAGCCTGCGCGATGCGGAAGGCGACCCCTGGAAAGAAGCCGCCCAGCAGTTTGCCGTTGGTTCAACGGTAAGCGGCACGGTTGAGAGCCGCACCCCCTATGGCCTCTTTATTACGCTGGCCCCCGGCATCACCGGTTTGCTGCCTGCTGGCGTTATCAAAAACTCCAAGCAGGGCAAACAGTACAGCAAATTGGACAAGGGCGACGCCGTTACCCTTACTGTACAAAATTTGGACACCAGCGCCAGACGCATCAGCCTTGCCCCTGAGGGTGAACAAACTGCCGCACCCGCCGAAGACAAGGCATGGAAGCAGCATGCATCCGCAGCAAGCTCCAACAGCGGGTCTGGAATGAACATCATGGCACAGGCTTTGCAGAAGGCTCTGAAAAATAAGTAA
- a CDS encoding DegQ family serine endoprotease, producing MMIKKCLAAMLAVTFLAASQLAQAANLPDFSELAAKSGPAVVNIGTERKASGNSQDDLMGEMFRNMPPGFDKFFDQFGGKRGGKRPQMKQKSLGSGFIVSADGYIVTNNHVVADADVIRVTLDQSNGKSEAITAKLVGADEETDLALLKIETKKTLPYLAFGNSDELRIGEWLLAIGNPFGLDHSVTAGILSAKNRNIHAGPFDNFLQTDASINPGNSGGPLLNMAGQVIGINTAIIASGQGIGFAIPSNMAAKIIDQIKSGKKISRGWIGVGIQDVEENTAKALGLKDAKGALVGSVMEGEPAAKAGMKDGDIIVSVDGKAIEDAAALLRVIADKTPGSKAAIAVWRDGKTIDLSVTLGERKTSQAGDQNGKDQKQKDEGLLGISVRPLTDEERRDLKIEKNEGLVIIDVNPDKPAAEADLRPGDVILKANLKPVRSAADLSKIVNDEGVARGAVMLQISRRGDVYFRTVSLSK from the coding sequence ATGATGATAAAAAAATGTCTTGCAGCCATGCTTGCCGTGACCTTTCTTGCGGCATCGCAGCTTGCCCAGGCAGCCAATCTGCCCGACTTCAGCGAACTGGCGGCCAAAAGCGGCCCGGCAGTCGTAAACATCGGTACGGAACGGAAGGCCAGCGGTAACAGCCAGGACGATCTCATGGGGGAAATGTTCCGCAATATGCCGCCAGGATTTGACAAATTCTTTGACCAGTTCGGCGGCAAGCGCGGTGGCAAGCGCCCCCAGATGAAACAGAAGTCTCTGGGATCCGGCTTTATTGTCTCCGCTGACGGCTATATTGTTACCAACAATCATGTGGTTGCCGATGCGGATGTTATCCGTGTGACCCTTGATCAGAGCAATGGCAAAAGCGAAGCCATCACGGCCAAGCTGGTTGGCGCAGATGAAGAAACCGACCTCGCCCTGCTGAAAATTGAAACCAAAAAAACCTTGCCCTACCTTGCGTTCGGCAATTCGGATGAACTGCGGATCGGTGAGTGGCTGCTGGCCATCGGCAACCCCTTTGGGCTCGACCACTCGGTGACGGCGGGTATTCTTTCGGCCAAAAACCGCAACATACACGCCGGCCCCTTTGACAACTTTCTGCAGACGGATGCCTCCATCAACCCCGGCAACAGCGGCGGCCCGCTGCTGAACATGGCCGGGCAGGTGATTGGCATCAACACGGCCATTATTGCGAGCGGGCAGGGCATTGGCTTTGCCATTCCGAGCAACATGGCCGCCAAGATCATCGACCAGATCAAGTCCGGCAAAAAGATCAGCCGTGGCTGGATTGGCGTTGGTATTCAGGATGTTGAAGAAAATACCGCCAAGGCGCTGGGCCTCAAGGACGCCAAGGGCGCGCTTGTGGGCAGCGTTATGGAAGGCGAACCTGCTGCCAAGGCTGGCATGAAAGACGGCGACATCATTGTTTCCGTTGACGGCAAGGCCATTGAAGACGCTGCGGCCCTGCTGCGCGTGATTGCCGACAAAACCCCCGGCAGCAAGGCTGCAATAGCGGTGTGGCGCGATGGCAAAACCATTGACCTTTCCGTAACGCTTGGCGAGCGCAAAACCTCGCAGGCTGGCGACCAGAACGGCAAGGACCAGAAGCAGAAGGATGAAGGGTTGCTCGGCATTTCCGTTCGTCCGCTGACGGATGAAGAACGCCGCGACCTCAAGATTGAGAAAAACGAAGGGCTGGTCATCATTGACGTCAATCCTGACAAGCCCGCTGCCGAAGCCGATCTGCGCCCCGGCGACGTGATTCTCAAGGCCAACCTCAAACCCGTTCGCAGCGCTGCGGATCTGTCGAAAATCGTCAACGATGAAGGCGTTGCCCGCGGGGCCGTCATGTTGCAGATTTCACGGCGAGGCGATGTGTACTTCCGAACTGTAAGTCTGAGCAAGTAG
- a CDS encoding glycosyltransferase, with protein MSLRILNIGGPYLASALKRLGHHVITAHPAVDADIPSPHPYSVRQLLNRLDALGFAPDALFYCDDGNMPELLDPENAPWPSVRYSIDTYCNPWHIPYSNGFDATLVAQKDYVEVFSHEGIPARWFPLFYPQLLEPVGDFTLRDIPVAFVGTLGHKNNPDRAPFLKAFRARQPLVAISGDYKPIFTRSRIVLNQTAASEVNFRCFEAIACGAALLMETCGNGLNELFAPGEEILPTYQRNDAQAAAAIAAEALANPEKLAEIAQAGGRAVARRHTDTARAVSLTQMLAEMCATQAHRERLEQSLEKRTALVRGAYGMLSSELFDPQLEEHRDFFEKMCLRLP; from the coding sequence ATGAGCTTACGCATACTCAACATTGGCGGGCCGTATCTGGCCTCTGCCCTCAAACGCCTTGGGCACCACGTCATCACGGCGCATCCGGCAGTTGACGCCGACATTCCCTCACCGCACCCGTACTCTGTGCGGCAACTCCTGAACCGCCTTGATGCGCTCGGTTTTGCGCCTGACGCACTCTTCTATTGCGATGACGGCAACATGCCAGAGCTGCTTGATCCGGAAAATGCCCCCTGGCCTTCGGTGCGTTATTCCATTGATACCTACTGCAACCCCTGGCACATCCCGTATTCCAACGGCTTTGACGCAACCCTTGTGGCGCAGAAAGACTATGTGGAAGTATTTTCGCACGAGGGCATACCGGCGCGCTGGTTTCCGCTGTTTTATCCCCAGCTTCTTGAGCCAGTGGGGGATTTTACATTGCGCGATATCCCAGTAGCCTTTGTGGGAACCCTCGGGCACAAAAATAACCCGGATCGCGCGCCATTTCTCAAGGCCTTCCGCGCCAGACAGCCACTGGTGGCAATTTCTGGCGATTACAAGCCCATCTTTACGCGCAGCCGCATTGTTCTTAACCAGACTGCGGCTTCAGAAGTGAATTTCCGCTGTTTTGAGGCCATTGCCTGCGGCGCGGCCCTGTTGATGGAAACCTGCGGCAACGGCCTGAACGAGCTCTTTGCCCCCGGCGAGGAAATTCTGCCCACGTACCAACGCAACGATGCGCAGGCAGCTGCGGCCATTGCCGCAGAAGCGCTCGCAAACCCCGAAAAACTCGCGGAAATCGCCCAAGCTGGGGGCAGGGCAGTGGCCCGACGTCATACAGACACCGCGCGCGCGGTCAGCCTGACGCAGATGCTGGCAGAGATGTGCGCCACTCAGGCACACCGTGAGCGGCTTGAACAGTCGCTTGAAAAACGCACGGCTCTTGTGCGCGGAGCTTATGGTATGCTTTCCAGCGAGCTTTTTGACCCGCAGCTGGAAGAACACCGCGATTTTTTTGAAAAAATGTGCCTTCGTCTGCCATAG
- the pgm gene encoding phosphoglucomutase (alpha-D-glucose-1,6-bisphosphate-dependent) produces the protein MPVVHSDAGHLPGLEKLENIPALMSAYYTEFPNPALAAQRVAFGTSGHRGTSVLCSFNEEHIYAITQAVCDYRAAKGIDGPLFLGGDTHALSEAAFRSALEVLVANNVNVRISAGGAYTATPAISHAVLKWNAGRVNGLADGIVITPSHNPPRDGGFKYNPPHGGPAEAEVTSQIEKCANAYLENGNKGVKLTHLRAARASSLVEEYDFIGSYVQDLAGVLDMKAIASSGLRIGVDPLGGASLPMWEPIAEAYGIDLEVVNRAVDPTFRFVPCDKDGKIRMDCSSPYAMSRLLDLRDHFDLSFACDPDSDRHGIVTRNELMNPNHYLSIAAWYLFRTRREWPAQSGIGKTLVTSAMLDRVGKDLGRPVVEVPVGFKWFVPYLLNGRCGFGCEESAGASFLCFDGTPWSTDKDGPLMCLLAAEMMAVEQSSPDQLYTRLTERLGAPAYQRLDAPADDNVRAKLAALTPESVSLKTLAGSPVTSVLTRAPGNDAPIGGVKVVSDDGWFAVRPSGTEAICKVYTESFKGEDHLQAVQKDAIDFLEHLLKGNA, from the coding sequence ATGCCAGTTGTGCATAGCGATGCCGGGCATCTGCCTGGGCTGGAAAAGCTGGAGAACATCCCCGCTCTCATGAGCGCGTATTACACCGAATTTCCCAATCCGGCGCTTGCAGCCCAGCGTGTTGCCTTTGGCACCTCGGGGCATCGCGGCACATCAGTGCTGTGCAGCTTTAACGAGGAGCACATCTACGCCATCACTCAGGCGGTGTGCGACTACCGCGCCGCCAAGGGTATTGACGGGCCGCTGTTTCTTGGCGGCGATACCCATGCGCTGTCTGAAGCCGCTTTTCGCTCCGCGCTGGAAGTGCTGGTAGCCAACAACGTAAATGTGCGCATTTCTGCTGGCGGGGCCTACACAGCCACTCCGGCGATCTCCCATGCCGTGCTCAAATGGAATGCGGGCCGCGTTAACGGTCTGGCCGATGGCATTGTCATTACGCCTTCACACAATCCCCCGCGTGACGGCGGCTTCAAGTACAATCCCCCCCACGGCGGCCCGGCAGAAGCCGAAGTCACCAGCCAGATTGAAAAATGCGCCAATGCCTACCTTGAAAACGGCAACAAGGGCGTAAAGCTCACCCACCTGCGGGCGGCACGCGCCTCTTCGCTGGTGGAGGAATACGATTTCATCGGCAGCTATGTGCAGGATCTGGCCGGCGTGCTGGACATGAAGGCCATTGCCTCGTCGGGCCTGCGCATCGGTGTTGACCCCCTTGGCGGCGCAAGCCTGCCCATGTGGGAACCCATTGCTGAAGCCTACGGCATTGATCTTGAAGTGGTGAACAGGGCAGTGGATCCGACATTCCGCTTTGTTCCTTGCGACAAGGACGGCAAAATCCGCATGGATTGCTCCTCGCCCTATGCCATGAGCCGCCTGCTGGATCTGCGCGACCATTTTGACCTGAGCTTCGCCTGCGACCCGGATTCCGACCGCCACGGCATTGTGACGCGCAACGAACTGATGAACCCCAATCATTACCTGAGCATTGCCGCCTGGTATCTGTTCCGCACCCGCAGGGAATGGCCAGCGCAGAGCGGCATAGGCAAAACCCTTGTGACAAGCGCCATGCTCGACAGGGTAGGGAAGGACCTTGGCCGCCCGGTTGTTGAGGTGCCTGTGGGCTTTAAATGGTTTGTGCCCTATTTGCTCAATGGCCGTTGCGGCTTTGGCTGCGAGGAAAGCGCGGGCGCTTCCTTCCTGTGTTTTGACGGCACGCCCTGGAGCACAGACAAGGACGGCCCCCTCATGTGCCTGCTGGCGGCTGAAATGATGGCGGTGGAGCAATCATCACCCGACCAGCTCTACACCAGACTGACCGAACGGCTTGGCGCGCCAGCCTACCAGCGGCTTGATGCCCCGGCGGACGACAATGTGCGCGCAAAGCTTGCGGCGCTGACGCCTGAAAGTGTGAGCCTTAAAACTCTGGCAGGTTCGCCTGTTACCAGTGTGCTTACCCGCGCGCCCGGCAATGATGCCCCCATCGGCGGGGTGAAGGTGGTCAGCGATGACGGCTGGTTTGCCGTGCGTCCCTCTGGCACGGAAGCCATCTGCAAAGTATATACGGAAAGCTTCAAGGGAGAAGACCATCTGCAAGCCGTGCAAAAGGATGCCATCGATTTTCTCGAGCATTTGTTGAAAGGCAATGCCTGA
- a CDS encoding pseudouridine synthase, which translates to MPPKHSGNPGSSARNRSKNSSSTSSHEKEQPAGARKNHAPRSDSWSANGPNGRYDSRADSRSGTQPNARDARDGFSQRKPAQPQAVNSDANHSSRPGPSKPQPSADANGDEGIRLNKAIAATGLCSRRKADELILAGRVSVDGKPEPNPGRQVLPFESIAVDGRVLSAPQSYTYLMLNKPVHVVCTVSDPEGRPTVLDCLAPEYKTLRLYPVGRLDYFSEGLLLLTNDGQLAQRLTHPRHHQPKTYEVLVRGTASEGALKTMRRGMHLAEGEDIMPVDVLAQQVGGNTQLQMVLRQGLNRQIRRMCRDLGLTILRLCRVAQGSLRLGDLASGKARPLTDAEVASLRESAGLPASR; encoded by the coding sequence GTGCCGCCCAAACATTCCGGCAATCCCGGATCATCCGCCAGAAACCGCAGCAAAAACAGTTCGTCCACCAGCTCCCATGAAAAGGAACAGCCTGCGGGCGCGCGCAAGAATCATGCCCCCCGTTCTGATAGCTGGTCTGCCAATGGGCCAAATGGCCGTTATGATTCGCGGGCAGATTCACGTTCAGGTACTCAGCCGAACGCCCGTGATGCCCGAGACGGTTTTTCGCAACGCAAACCCGCCCAGCCCCAGGCAGTCAACTCTGACGCCAATCATTCTTCACGACCTGGCCCCTCAAAGCCTCAACCTTCTGCTGACGCCAACGGCGATGAAGGCATACGCCTTAACAAGGCCATTGCCGCAACGGGGCTTTGCTCGCGCCGTAAGGCAGACGAGCTTATTCTTGCCGGACGCGTCAGTGTTGACGGCAAGCCGGAGCCCAACCCCGGGCGTCAGGTATTGCCCTTTGAGAGCATTGCTGTCGATGGCCGCGTGTTGTCGGCCCCGCAGTCCTATACCTACCTCATGCTCAACAAGCCCGTGCATGTGGTCTGCACAGTGAGCGACCCCGAAGGCAGACCCACAGTGCTGGATTGCCTTGCGCCTGAATACAAGACGCTCAGATTGTATCCTGTTGGCAGGCTTGACTATTTTTCTGAAGGATTGCTGCTGCTGACCAACGATGGTCAGCTGGCTCAGCGCCTCACCCATCCCCGACATCACCAGCCCAAGACCTATGAGGTGCTTGTGCGCGGCACTGCGTCTGAAGGGGCGCTCAAGACCATGCGGCGCGGCATGCACCTTGCCGAAGGTGAAGATATTATGCCTGTGGACGTGCTTGCCCAGCAGGTTGGCGGCAATACCCAGTTGCAGATGGTGCTGCGCCAGGGGCTGAACCGCCAGATTCGCCGTATGTGCCGCGATCTGGGGCTGACCATCCTGCGCCTGTGCCGCGTCGCCCAAGGCTCATTGCGCCTTGGGGATCTGGCCAGCGGCAAAGCCCGGCCTCTTACGGATGCCGAGGTTGCCAGCCTGCGTGAAAGCGCCGGCTTGCCCGCCTCGCGGTAG
- the rdgC gene encoding recombination-associated protein RdgC: protein MGFANSSCSFTRFRILDPVPATLWPQILDKLKQFAMRDIDDIPEMQGQGWACFEDMLDTDWVTAPPQKGAYLVFSLRLDMRRIPAGVVKKHVALALKEEKKRMGEQGKNYIARERKKELKEQVLLRLRSRFLPVPGEFNVLWATDKNEVWFASTQNKMIDLFLEEFLKTFELHLEQLTPYNLAVSMLDEESLIRLDKLEPTQFAPLS from the coding sequence ATGGGCTTTGCCAACAGCTCTTGCAGCTTTACACGGTTCCGCATTCTTGATCCTGTTCCGGCCACGCTCTGGCCGCAGATACTGGACAAACTGAAACAGTTCGCCATGCGCGACATTGACGATATTCCTGAAATGCAGGGCCAGGGATGGGCCTGTTTTGAGGACATGCTCGATACCGACTGGGTCACGGCCCCGCCCCAGAAAGGCGCGTACCTCGTGTTTTCTCTGCGGCTGGATATGCGGCGCATACCCGCTGGCGTGGTCAAAAAGCACGTTGCTCTTGCCCTCAAGGAAGAAAAAAAGCGCATGGGCGAACAGGGCAAGAACTACATTGCCCGCGAGCGCAAAAAAGAACTCAAGGAGCAGGTGCTGCTGCGCCTGCGTTCCCGTTTTTTGCCTGTTCCCGGCGAATTCAACGTGCTCTGGGCCACAGACAAGAACGAAGTCTGGTTTGCGTCCACCCAGAACAAGATGATTGATCTCTTCCTGGAAGAGTTTCTCAAAACATTTGAGCTGCATCTGGAGCAACTGACGCCCTACAATCTGGCGGTCTCCATGCTGGACGAAGAAAGCCTGATCCGCCTGGACAAGCTGGAACCCACGCAGTTCGCTCCCCTTTCCTGA
- a CDS encoding ABC transporter permease produces the protein MSTLPASAAKGRFSGPLLHVLRKTLWMLLVLWGITIISFWVIHLAPGSPTDMETTLNPLAGAAARQRLEVLYGLDRPLYVQYWDWLTRIVHLDFGNSMSADSRPVLSKILERLPLTVGMNVISLVLTLLIAIPVGIVSACRQNSLLDKSVTVLVFLGFAMPSFWLALLLMMFFGIELQWLPISGLTSMNYEQLSAWGKFCDLARHLALPTLVYTVGGLAGMSRYMRACMLEVLRQDYILTAQAKGLSAGAVIWRHALRNALLPVITLLGLSVPGLIGGSVIIESIFALPGLGQLFYGAVMARDYTMIMGNLVLGAVLTLAGNLLADFCYGIADPRIRNAKDNA, from the coding sequence ATGAGCACCCTGCCCGCATCTGCCGCAAAAGGCCGTTTTTCCGGCCCGCTACTGCACGTTTTACGCAAAACGTTGTGGATGCTGCTTGTGCTGTGGGGCATCACCATCATCAGCTTTTGGGTCATCCATCTGGCCCCCGGCTCGCCCACAGATATGGAAACCACGCTCAATCCGCTGGCTGGCGCTGCGGCGCGTCAGCGGCTTGAGGTGCTTTACGGGCTGGATCGCCCCCTCTATGTGCAGTACTGGGACTGGCTGACCCGCATCGTGCATCTGGATTTCGGCAATTCCATGTCTGCCGATTCCCGCCCGGTGCTGAGCAAAATTCTTGAGCGCCTGCCCCTCACCGTGGGCATGAACGTTATTTCACTGGTGCTCACCCTGCTCATTGCCATTCCGGTGGGTATTGTTTCCGCCTGCCGGCAGAACTCGCTGCTGGACAAGTCCGTTACCGTGCTGGTTTTTCTGGGTTTTGCCATGCCGTCCTTCTGGCTGGCCCTGCTGCTCATGATGTTTTTTGGCATTGAGCTGCAATGGCTGCCCATTTCCGGCCTTACATCCATGAATTACGAGCAGTTGAGCGCCTGGGGCAAGTTTTGCGATCTGGCGCGGCACTTGGCCCTGCCCACACTGGTGTATACCGTGGGCGGGCTGGCGGGCATGTCGCGCTACATGCGCGCCTGCATGCTTGAGGTGCTGCGGCAGGATTATATTCTCACGGCACAGGCCAAGGGATTGAGCGCTGGCGCGGTTATCTGGCGGCATGCCCTGCGCAACGCTCTGCTGCCCGTCATTACTCTGCTGGGCCTTTCGGTGCCGGGGCTTATCGGCGGCAGCGTCATCATTGAGTCCATCTTTGCCCTGCCGGGGCTGGGCCAGCTGTTTTACGGCGCAGTTATGGCGCGCGATTACACCATGATCATGGGCAATCTGGTTCTTGGGGCGGTGCTCACGCTCGCGGGCAACCTGCTGGCGGATTTCTGCTACGGAATCGCGGATCCGCGCATCCGCAACGCTAAGGACAACGCCTGA
- a CDS encoding ABC transporter permease codes for MLPRALKKLLGRNFMLAFGLVIVLAMSLAALLAPWIAPFDPNALHLDNILEPPSSRFLLGTDRLGRDVFSRLLYGGRVSLWVGFVAVGISVSIGTVLGLVSGYFRRWVDECIMRVVDIMLCFPSFFLILAVIAFLEPNLTNIMVVIGLTSWMGVTRLVRAEALTLREREFVDAARLAGTSTAGILFRHILPNALAPVLITATLGVAGAILVESSLSFLGLGVQPPAASWGNMLMDGKAVIETAPWLSVYPGLAILVTVLGYNLLGESLRDIFDPRLRQ; via the coding sequence ATGCTGCCCCGCGCCCTCAAAAAGCTGCTTGGCCGCAACTTCATGCTCGCGTTCGGGCTTGTTATTGTGCTTGCCATGTCGCTGGCCGCGCTCCTTGCCCCATGGATTGCGCCCTTTGACCCTAATGCCCTGCACCTGGACAATATTCTGGAGCCGCCCTCCTCCCGCTTTCTGCTCGGCACAGACCGCCTTGGACGCGATGTTTTTTCGCGCCTGCTTTACGGCGGCAGGGTTTCTCTTTGGGTAGGCTTTGTGGCTGTGGGCATATCGGTCAGCATCGGGACTGTTCTTGGCCTTGTGAGCGGCTATTTTCGCCGCTGGGTGGACGAGTGCATCATGCGCGTGGTTGATATCATGCTCTGCTTTCCGTCATTTTTTCTTATTCTGGCGGTGATTGCTTTTCTTGAACCCAATCTTACCAATATCATGGTGGTTATTGGGCTTACCTCGTGGATGGGCGTTACCCGCCTTGTGCGCGCAGAGGCGCTTACCCTGCGCGAGCGTGAATTTGTCGACGCCGCGCGGCTGGCTGGCACATCCACAGCGGGCATACTGTTTCGGCACATACTGCCCAATGCCCTTGCGCCCGTGCTGATAACAGCTACACTGGGTGTTGCCGGGGCCATACTGGTAGAATCAAGTCTCAGCTTCCTGGGGCTTGGCGTGCAGCCCCCCGCAGCCAGCTGGGGCAACATGCTCATGGACGGCAAAGCCGTGATTGAAACCGCACCCTGGCTGTCGGTATATCCCGGCTTGGCCATCCTGGTAACGGTATTGGGCTATAACCTTCTGGGTGAAAGCCTGCGGGATATCTTTGATCCGCGCCTTCGCCAATAG